A portion of the Oncorhynchus masou masou isolate Uvic2021 chromosome 11, UVic_Omas_1.1, whole genome shotgun sequence genome contains these proteins:
- the LOC135548456 gene encoding zinc finger protein with KRAB and SCAN domains 8-like has product MDVVRLFTNLLAVHRQQLQALAVQGEIQTEALAQLLEKEELRRMEPDVKLEEVKDPEAYLLLLEEADSNSRLSNVKWGLLGGECLRSGEPNYETLRASLQSQVRAEESRRQEDFSYLRYDPERGPRELGQGLESAAQHWLRPERRTAAEVVRCVALQRFVSLLPTHVGDCVLKQCPRDMEEAVYMAEEYLNNTPGDKCSEMDNHTDGEGYPAGQLREEEAGPAEHQVNSEKMKVTGPGLFLKRIEFSKVCQSSTFNIDAKHLEDIYSEERRLDGEDDLVEEDNFSEHEDWIKEEIKYNNQAEVEDEIRSASEMGQSTDVDRNTENVERSQFRNIANQMPVFGRAKRGVSAPVISSSSPNTAEKEGGTPCCLKRKNKEDPLHRPSHCCHDCGKSYKRAAFLSKHSCSAFPKFICPDCAQVFASQKCLTHHRRSHNKALGCSECGKQFRDKYNLKCHMRTHTSESPYTCTDCGDVFAQLKGLQEHRNIHTEERPFRCSVCGEGFHHSHTLTKHKLLHSQESFLCTRCGKSFKLNDDLLRHLRTVHDESMYLNGDQSFHKNGDISPRPYWN; this is encoded by the exons ATGGATGTGGTGCGGTTATTTACAAACCTACTAGCAGTGCACAGACAGCAGCTACAGGCTCTGGCTGTACAGGGGGAGATCCAGACTGAGGCTCTGGCACAGTTACTGGAGAAGGAGGAGCTCAGGAGAATGGAGCCAGATGTGAAGCTGGAGGAGGTGAAGGATCCTGAGGCCTACCTGCTGCTTTTGGAGGAGGCAGACTCCAACTCCAGGCTTTCTAATGTGAAGTGGGGGCTCCTTGGTGGGGAGTGCCTCAGGTCAGGAGAGCCAAACTACGAGACACTGAGGGCTAGCCTGCAGAGCCAAGTCAGGGCAGAAGAGAGCCGACGGCAAGAGGACTTCAGCTATCTGAGGTACGACCCTGAGAGAGGACCCAGGGAGTTGGGGCAGGGACTGGAAAGTGCTGCCCAGCACTGGCTTCGGCCTGAGAGGAGAACGGCTGcggaggtggtgaggtgtgtggcCCTGCAGAGGTTTGTGTCACTCCTGCCCACACACGTTGGAGACTGTGTGCTGAAACAGTGCCCCCGGGACATGGAGGAGGCTGTCTACATGGCTGAGGAGTACCTGAACAACACACCTGGGGATAAGTGCAGTGAGATGGACAACCACACTGATGGAGAGGGATACCCTGCAGGCCAACTGAGAGAGGAAGAAGCAGG ACCTGCAGAACATCAAGTTAACAGTGAGAAGATGAAAGtcacaggaccagggttgtttcTGAAGAGGATAGAATTTTCTAAAGTCTGTCAGTCCAGTACTTTCAATATAGATGCCAAACATCTGGAGGACATTtacagtgaggagaggagacttgATGGAGAAGATGATTTGGTTGAGGAAGACAATTTTTCTGAACATGAGGACTGGATTAAGGAGGAGATAAAATACAATAACCAGGCTGAGGTAGAGGATGAGATCAGGTCAGCCTCTGAGATGGGACAGTCTACTGATGTGGATAGAAATACTGAGAATGTTGAGAGAAGTCAGTTTAGAAACATAGCAAATCAGATGCCCGTCTTTGGAAGGGCCAAGAGAGGTGTATctgctcctgtcatctcctcGTCCAGCCCCAACACCGCCGAGAAAGAGGGAGGAACACCCTGCTGCCTGAAGCGGAAAAACAAAGAAGATCCCCTCCATAGACCAAGCCACTGCTGTCATGACTGTGGTAAGAGCTACAAACGGGCTGCTTTTCTCAGCAAACACAGTTGCAGTGCCTTCCCTAAGTTCATCTGTCCTGACTGTGCCCAAGTCTTTGCCTCTCAGAAATGCCTGACCCACCACCGCAGGAGCCATAATAAGGCTCTAGGCTGCTCAGAGTGTGGAAAGCAGTTTAGGGACAAGTATAATCTGAAATGTCACATGAGAACCCACACAAGTGAGTCCCCTTATACCTGTACAGACTGCGGGGATGTCTTTGCTCAGCTGAAAGGGCTGCAGGAGCACAGGAACATCCACACAGAAGAAAGGCCATTCCGCtgcagtgtgtgtggggagggctTCCACCACAGCCACACCCTAACAAAACATAAGCTTCTTCACTCCCAGGAGTCTTTCCTCTGTACTcgctgtggaaagagttttaaacTAAATGACGACTTGCTAAGGCATCTGAGGACGGTGCATGATGAAAGCATGTACCTCAATGGAGATCAGAGTTTTCATAAGAATGGAGACATTTCACCTAGGCCCTATTGGAATTGA